Proteins encoded by one window of Bdellovibrio bacteriovorus:
- a CDS encoding tetratricopeptide repeat protein yields the protein AEEPVRPQVPTTPSQYAALNEAIKSQSDEKIYQAATQILTQSPNDAKALNALAMYHYKRGRYDLCRYLLSKAISSSPKMAELHSNLGIVQLAQGERRDAIKSFRKALDINNDEAVAAANLGAIYVQEKDYGKAQVVLETAYKRGVRDPRVLNNYAIALSAHRKYDKAADLYAQILKDNGNNKEALYNYATLLVENMGKYQEGLDVINRLKFVGGPSDTRNKIIALENKAKAGLK from the coding sequence TGCGGAAGAACCAGTTCGTCCTCAGGTTCCGACGACACCTTCCCAATATGCGGCATTAAACGAGGCTATTAAATCGCAAAGTGATGAAAAGATTTATCAGGCAGCGACCCAGATCCTCACTCAGTCTCCGAATGATGCTAAGGCTTTGAATGCTTTGGCGATGTATCACTATAAGCGCGGTCGTTACGATCTTTGCCGCTACTTGCTTTCTAAAGCCATTAGCTCAAGCCCGAAAATGGCAGAGCTTCATTCGAACTTAGGTATCGTACAGCTGGCACAAGGTGAAAGAAGAGACGCCATCAAATCTTTCCGTAAGGCTTTGGATATCAATAACGACGAAGCAGTCGCCGCAGCCAACCTCGGCGCAATCTATGTGCAAGAGAAGGACTATGGCAAAGCGCAAGTCGTTCTTGAGACGGCGTACAAACGTGGCGTGCGTGATCCGCGTGTATTGAATAATTATGCGATCGCATTATCAGCTCATCGCAAGTATGACAAAGCTGCAGATCTTTATGCGCAGATTTTGAAAGACAACGGCAATAACAAAGAAGCTCTCTATAATTATGCAACACTGCTAGTGGAAAATATGGGCAAGTATCAAGAGGGACTGGACGTCATTAACAGACTAAAGTTTGTAGGTGGGCCTTCAGATACTCGGAATAAAATTATTGCTTTGGAAAATAAGGCGAAAGCTGGTTTAAAATAG
- a CDS encoding AgmX/PglI C-terminal domain-containing protein, producing the protein MRAPLIFRIFKNNQLVGVKQFDQDQIVIGHNAEVHLDLDGDGVSPIHCLIELRDSGYYVCDLGSFSGTFKNGQAVLDEAVSSGDEIEVGPFKIAFFVGVPKPKVTPGQAVTAAPVIPEAPPVKVEKPAAAPMPPAAVVKTEEIKVAPPVIPVEAPKVEEKPVITAAPVKPEIRRERTSYKKLKKSKTFAPPSEVQDLRTHLKPGKGNTVEVLVTWKERILTTYHFKGNKTIRVNAGGDHSVSLPDGLVPRNFPLLDLAGGLKVNTTADMGVELVSSAGIQPVEDLARNGKAQRGGQGYSVRVDQNEMLCVTLPGGNIGIYVRFVPQSPIVPMLPPLMLTGSEMTGVVMSIVMVSLLALYISATIPKDWQENKQEEVQRIAQVVFTNPPPAATPVPTPPPPTPPPVAPTPTPTPSPTPQKVVVSDQTKEAQKKGQTGQKAQKAQQAARASEVAPKPNAKDRTKKFTSTRQGGAIKTGNTAGANAQSSNKDLSKVGLFSAFGGGGSRANIDKAYSGAGEVLGMADKATGTAGFNEDRAGNDLGSRFKDAGAGGKGTATQGIANIGTKGRGSGQAAYGASDGFGSKTTVAIEGGGFEESFDGTIDKEAIRRVIRAKKHELQSCYERALNTLEKGRRLEGKIVLGWEIVAQGQARNVKVKSSTLGNAQVENCIRDRLASWTFPEPPPGLVAEVQAYPFVLNPASN; encoded by the coding sequence TTGAGAGCGCCTTTAATATTTAGAATTTTCAAAAACAATCAGCTCGTCGGTGTTAAGCAGTTTGATCAAGATCAGATCGTGATCGGTCATAACGCCGAAGTGCATTTGGATTTAGACGGTGACGGAGTTTCTCCGATTCACTGTTTGATTGAGTTGCGCGACAGCGGTTACTACGTCTGTGACTTAGGTTCTTTTTCTGGAACATTTAAAAATGGTCAGGCGGTCTTAGATGAAGCCGTCAGTTCCGGTGATGAAATCGAGGTCGGTCCTTTCAAAATTGCATTCTTCGTTGGAGTTCCGAAACCAAAAGTGACTCCGGGGCAAGCCGTGACGGCAGCGCCGGTGATCCCCGAGGCTCCGCCCGTGAAGGTTGAAAAACCTGCGGCAGCACCAATGCCTCCGGCGGCGGTTGTAAAAACAGAAGAAATCAAAGTTGCTCCGCCGGTAATTCCAGTGGAAGCACCTAAAGTGGAAGAAAAGCCGGTTATTACGGCTGCTCCGGTGAAACCAGAAATTCGCCGTGAACGCACTTCGTATAAGAAACTTAAAAAATCAAAAACTTTTGCTCCGCCAAGTGAAGTGCAGGATCTTCGCACGCACTTGAAGCCGGGTAAAGGAAACACCGTTGAAGTCCTTGTAACGTGGAAAGAGCGTATTCTTACGACTTATCACTTTAAAGGAAACAAAACTATCCGCGTAAACGCGGGTGGTGATCACTCCGTTTCTCTGCCAGATGGACTTGTTCCTCGCAATTTCCCCTTATTGGATTTAGCGGGTGGATTGAAAGTCAATACGACAGCAGATATGGGTGTAGAGCTTGTATCTTCAGCCGGAATTCAACCGGTTGAAGATTTAGCTCGTAATGGAAAAGCTCAACGTGGTGGACAAGGTTACAGCGTACGCGTTGATCAGAATGAAATGTTGTGCGTGACTTTGCCGGGTGGAAACATCGGCATCTATGTTCGGTTCGTTCCGCAGTCTCCCATTGTCCCAATGTTGCCACCGTTGATGTTAACGGGTTCGGAAATGACAGGCGTTGTGATGTCCATCGTGATGGTGTCATTGCTCGCTCTGTATATTTCGGCAACGATTCCTAAAGATTGGCAAGAAAACAAGCAAGAGGAAGTGCAACGTATTGCTCAAGTGGTCTTCACAAACCCACCACCAGCAGCAACTCCAGTACCGACACCTCCTCCACCAACGCCTCCGCCAGTAGCGCCGACTCCGACGCCAACTCCTTCGCCGACGCCACAAAAAGTCGTGGTTTCAGATCAAACGAAGGAAGCGCAGAAGAAGGGGCAAACGGGCCAGAAAGCACAGAAAGCGCAACAGGCGGCGCGTGCTAGTGAAGTGGCGCCAAAACCAAACGCCAAAGATCGTACGAAGAAATTCACGTCCACTCGTCAAGGTGGCGCGATTAAGACGGGCAATACGGCAGGGGCCAATGCTCAATCTTCGAATAAAGATCTTTCGAAAGTGGGACTTTTCAGCGCCTTCGGTGGTGGCGGAAGTCGCGCGAACATCGACAAAGCCTACTCGGGTGCGGGTGAAGTTTTGGGTATGGCTGATAAAGCGACAGGAACTGCCGGTTTTAACGAAGACCGCGCGGGTAATGATTTAGGTTCGAGATTTAAAGATGCCGGTGCCGGCGGTAAAGGAACTGCCACTCAAGGTATCGCCAACATCGGTACTAAGGGACGTGGTTCGGGCCAAGCTGCTTACGGCGCCAGTGATGGATTTGGAAGCAAAACAACGGTCGCCATTGAGGGCGGTGGTTTTGAAGAGTCCTTCGATGGAACTATTGATAAAGAAGCGATTCGCCGTGTGATTCGTGCGAAAAAACACGAACTGCAAAGCTGTTACGAGCGTGCTCTGAACACTTTGGAAAAAGGCCGTCGTCTTGAGGGTAAAATCGTATTGGGTTGGGAAATCGTAGCGCAAGGCCAAGCCCGCAACGTGAAGGTGAAGAGTTCAACTTTAGGTAACGCCCAAGTTGAGAACTGCATCCGCGATCGTTTGGCAAGCTGGACGTTCCCAGAACCTCCACCAGGTCTTGTGGCCGAAGTGCAGGCGTACCCGTTCGTGTTAAACCCAGCTAGTAACTAA
- a CDS encoding MotA/TolQ/ExbB proton channel family protein: MNPTVTADNMNFIQRAFAEGGFVMYVIAVIAILALFVIVERLMKLKNLSVDKKEFTDQIFRMVVAGDLRQAISYCDARPAPLTNTVKAGLVQAMNKRPDEEVQVAMDAAVMREMPKVEGWTSFLAVFGNVAVLAGLLGTIIGMIGSFRAVAAADPATKALELSKGISHALNCTAFGLLVAIISIVAYGLFQHRIQKTENEVVETSMSLLNLVVANREKIKD; encoded by the coding sequence GTGAACCCAACAGTAACAGCAGACAACATGAATTTCATCCAGCGTGCTTTCGCTGAGGGTGGCTTCGTCATGTACGTAATCGCGGTCATCGCTATTTTGGCTTTGTTCGTGATCGTAGAAAGACTGATGAAACTAAAAAACCTTTCTGTGGATAAAAAAGAATTCACAGATCAAATTTTCCGCATGGTTGTTGCCGGTGATCTTCGCCAGGCGATCAGCTATTGCGATGCTCGTCCAGCTCCTTTGACTAACACGGTGAAAGCCGGTCTTGTTCAGGCGATGAACAAACGCCCTGACGAAGAAGTTCAAGTGGCGATGGATGCAGCGGTGATGAGAGAAATGCCAAAAGTAGAAGGTTGGACATCCTTCCTTGCTGTCTTCGGTAACGTCGCCGTACTTGCCGGTCTTCTTGGAACTATCATCGGTATGATCGGTTCATTCCGTGCCGTGGCGGCTGCGGATCCAGCGACAAAAGCTTTGGAACTTTCAAAAGGTATTTCGCATGCCTTGAACTGTACTGCTTTCGGTCTTTTGGTAGCGATCATCTCTATCGTTGCTTACGGTTTGTTCCAGCATCGCATTCAAAAAACAGAGAACGAAGTTGTTGAAACAAGCATGAGTCTTTTGAATCTGGTAGTTGCTAATAGAGAAAAGATTAAAGACTAA
- a CDS encoding ExbD/TolR family protein: MAHIDSGDSSGRKKNIELNLVPFIDLMSVLITFLLITAVWTQVSMIQIGSSLYGKKSDTQPNPTPPPNADVVLKVDVKEGGYVLTVGRQVISLPMVNEQFDDAGLVAQLQRVKQLYPEKVDAVVSVADAIPYEQLIKAMDNCLSAGFSAISVATGGPQ, translated from the coding sequence ATGGCTCACATAGATAGTGGCGATTCCAGCGGCAGAAAAAAGAATATCGAGTTGAATCTCGTGCCTTTCATCGACTTGATGAGCGTGCTTATCACGTTCCTCTTGATCACGGCCGTATGGACTCAAGTGTCTATGATTCAAATTGGCAGTTCTCTTTATGGGAAGAAGTCCGACACTCAACCGAATCCGACACCTCCACCCAATGCCGACGTGGTATTGAAAGTGGATGTGAAGGAGGGCGGTTATGTCTTAACTGTTGGAAGACAAGTGATCAGTCTTCCTATGGTGAACGAACAATTTGACGACGCGGGCCTTGTCGCACAATTGCAACGCGTGAAGCAGCTTTATCCGGAAAAAGTGGATGCAGTAGTGAGCGTTGCAGATGCCATTCCTTATGAACAGCTTATTAAAGCCATGGATAATTGCTTAAGCGCCGGCTTTTCCGCAATTTCTGTCGCAACAGGAGGGCCTCAATAA
- a CDS encoding ExbD/TolR family protein, protein MAIFRPGERHRYHNILSKRKGKRDVTALLSLTAMVDMFTVLVIFLLQNYNATGEILYIPKEVVLPKASSVRELKPAHVVTISNKEILLDKDTVATFEEVKAAEDWNIQRLKESLQEALAKSKAEQESKLQNKIRDVVETTRGEVEEDPNAWSKVTIQADKGVDFLTVKKVLFTVTEAGAGEINFAVTKQPQESTSN, encoded by the coding sequence ATGGCCATCTTTAGACCTGGCGAAAGACATCGTTATCATAATATTTTAAGCAAACGAAAAGGGAAGCGTGACGTAACGGCTTTGTTGTCTCTGACGGCGATGGTGGATATGTTTACGGTTCTCGTGATCTTTCTTTTGCAGAACTACAATGCTACGGGCGAAATTCTTTATATCCCTAAAGAAGTTGTTCTTCCTAAAGCATCGAGCGTGCGTGAGCTTAAACCTGCGCATGTCGTAACTATTTCGAATAAAGAAATCCTTCTGGATAAAGACACTGTCGCGACTTTCGAGGAAGTCAAAGCGGCAGAAGATTGGAATATCCAAAGACTGAAAGAATCTTTGCAAGAGGCTTTGGCGAAGTCCAAAGCGGAACAGGAAAGCAAACTTCAAAACAAAATTCGCGACGTTGTTGAAACAACACGTGGCGAAGTCGAAGAAGATCCAAATGCTTGGAGTAAAGTGACTATCCAAGCCGATAAAGGCGTGGATTTCTTAACTGTTAAGAAAGTCTTATTTACGGTGACAGAGGCGGGCGCAGGCGAGATTAATTTCGCAGTGACTAAACAGCCTCAAGAATCGACTTCCAATTAA
- the lptC gene encoding LPS export ABC transporter periplasmic protein LptC, with product MAKFKNLIFAALLIILFVEILIIFPNRLEHEDEAEVRKRVEAQEQLAKERDEAIKRGEKPPEQPSSLMEQKMQGVHLVESQQGTRDWELFAVSAEGSQTEGTWKLRQVRVLFYNKEKVEFTVTGDTGTINDKTKDLSVEGNVVTRSENGYIFKTPSIYYSSKTRQIDSPEEVVMQGPADNSGGGMNLKGHRMKVLVDQSKMLIQDRVSAEKPLKDGKKFDIVADGAEFSGKHNEAKFFGKVRMNYDNMKLEGPAASFLYDRASNFLGSVAVTGGVRVSDVDKFATSESVNLDLLADKYTFKGRPKVIQNNDELTGEEIIFLEGGKKVKVERVRARVENKEQ from the coding sequence ATGGCGAAATTTAAGAATCTCATATTTGCTGCACTTCTCATCATTCTGTTTGTTGAGATTCTGATTATTTTCCCAAACCGTCTTGAACATGAAGATGAAGCTGAAGTTCGTAAGCGCGTCGAAGCGCAAGAGCAGTTGGCTAAAGAACGCGATGAAGCTATCAAGCGCGGTGAAAAGCCCCCTGAACAACCAAGCAGTCTCATGGAGCAAAAGATGCAGGGCGTGCATCTTGTTGAAAGTCAGCAAGGCACTCGTGATTGGGAGCTTTTTGCTGTCTCTGCCGAGGGAAGCCAGACGGAAGGCACTTGGAAGCTTCGCCAGGTGCGCGTCCTATTTTACAACAAAGAAAAAGTGGAGTTCACGGTGACCGGAGATACCGGCACTATCAACGACAAAACAAAAGATTTGAGCGTTGAAGGAAACGTGGTGACCCGCTCTGAAAATGGATACATTTTTAAGACGCCTTCGATCTATTACTCTTCTAAAACCCGTCAGATTGACAGCCCTGAAGAGGTTGTAATGCAAGGACCCGCGGATAATTCGGGGGGAGGCATGAATCTGAAGGGGCACCGTATGAAGGTGCTCGTGGATCAGTCGAAAATGTTGATTCAAGATCGAGTCAGTGCTGAAAAACCTCTTAAAGACGGAAAAAAGTTTGATATCGTAGCGGACGGTGCAGAATTCAGTGGAAAACACAACGAGGCGAAGTTTTTCGGCAAGGTTCGTATGAACTACGACAACATGAAGCTGGAAGGGCCGGCCGCCTCGTTTCTTTACGATCGCGCTTCGAACTTTCTGGGATCCGTCGCCGTCACCGGTGGCGTGCGCGTTAGTGATGTGGATAAATTTGCGACATCTGAGAGTGTGAACCTGGACCTTTTAGCCGATAAATACACCTTTAAAGGTCGTCCGAAGGTTATTCAGAACAATGACGAGCTCACAGGCGAGGAAATCATCTTTCTTGAGGGCGGAAAAAAGGTTAAAGTAGAACGAGTACGTGCCCGCGTGGAGAACAAAGAACAATGA
- the lptB gene encoding LPS export ABC transporter ATP-binding protein — translation MSMLTIKDISKSFKKRKVVDGVSFSVESGQVVGLLGPNGAGKTTSFYMVVGLVQSDSGTINIDETNISSEPMYRRARVGLSYLAQEPSIFRKLTVAENITVALEAHGYSGAQRSEKLEQLIGDFHVGHIRDSYGYALSGGERRRVEIARALAGSPKFLLLDEPFAGIDPIAVADIQNIIRDLKAKGIGVLITDHNVRETLGICDYAYILKDGKIQVSGSSDEIANSELARKFYLGENFKL, via the coding sequence ATGAGCATGCTCACCATCAAAGACATTTCTAAATCTTTCAAAAAACGCAAAGTCGTTGATGGCGTTTCTTTTTCCGTCGAATCCGGGCAAGTCGTGGGTTTATTGGGACCGAACGGAGCGGGTAAAACGACCTCGTTCTATATGGTGGTTGGCTTAGTGCAATCGGACTCGGGCACGATCAACATTGATGAAACGAATATCTCGTCAGAACCAATGTATCGCCGCGCGCGAGTGGGTTTGAGTTATCTCGCGCAAGAGCCCAGCATCTTCAGAAAACTGACGGTGGCTGAAAATATCACGGTGGCCTTAGAGGCCCATGGGTACTCGGGCGCTCAACGGTCAGAAAAATTAGAACAATTAATTGGTGATTTCCATGTCGGTCATATTCGCGATAGTTACGGTTACGCCCTATCGGGTGGTGAACGTCGTCGTGTTGAAATCGCTCGCGCTTTAGCGGGATCACCGAAGTTCCTTTTGCTCGATGAGCCCTTTGCGGGGATCGACCCAATTGCGGTCGCTGACATTCAGAATATCATCCGCGACCTTAAGGCCAAAGGTATAGGAGTTCTTATCACGGATCATAACGTGCGTGAGACTTTGGGTATTTGCGATTATGCTTATATTCTGAAGGACGGGAAGATTCAGGTTAGCGGAAGTTCTGATGAAATCGCAAATTCTGAGTTGGCTCGCAAATTCTATCTTGGGGAAAACTTTAAGTTATAA
- the rpoN gene encoding RNA polymerase factor sigma-54: MALRQTMNLSQSLVITPQLQQAIKLLQMSRMELESAVRSELEENPILEEAETLKEEDLQRTKEAATEVEHSEAPDHNVQDPQKQDEFEWESYIEANQKPPQSGMAGSEEIMNYENVITASQTLHDHLYWQVKMNGFSEEEERAADALIGAIDDEGYIKVPLEQIAEEEKLDLGLLEDTLTLIHEFDPPGVGARDLKECLLIQAKHLEEDTHDLVSLINNHLKDLEKKNYEAIAKALSRDVEDVIEMCKIIYAMDPKPGRAFVSSDTHYVTPDVYVYKVGDDYVVSLNEDGLPRLKISNFYKNMLKGGKSTGDKTQDYIQDKLRSAVWLIKSIHQRQRTIYKVAESIVKHQREFFEKGSEYLKPMVLRDIANDIGMHESTVSRVTTAKYVHTPQGIYELKYFFNSGISSSDGDALASESVKIKIKDLVAKEDPKNPLSDQKIVDLLKVEGIQIARRTVAKYRDMLKILPSSQRKKYF; encoded by the coding sequence ATGGCTCTCAGACAGACCATGAACCTGAGCCAGTCTCTGGTGATCACGCCGCAGCTGCAACAGGCGATCAAGCTTTTGCAGATGTCGCGTATGGAATTGGAGTCTGCGGTTCGTTCTGAGCTGGAAGAAAATCCTATTCTTGAAGAAGCAGAAACCCTCAAGGAAGAAGATCTTCAGCGCACAAAAGAAGCTGCAACTGAAGTGGAGCACTCTGAAGCTCCTGATCACAACGTTCAAGATCCCCAGAAGCAAGATGAGTTCGAGTGGGAATCCTACATCGAAGCCAACCAAAAGCCTCCTCAATCAGGAATGGCGGGCTCTGAAGAGATCATGAACTATGAGAACGTCATCACGGCGTCTCAAACTCTTCATGACCATCTTTATTGGCAAGTAAAAATGAACGGCTTTTCCGAAGAAGAGGAAAGAGCCGCAGACGCTTTGATCGGCGCGATCGATGACGAAGGCTATATCAAAGTTCCCCTTGAGCAAATCGCCGAAGAAGAAAAGCTGGATCTGGGTCTTTTGGAAGACACATTGACGTTGATTCACGAGTTCGATCCTCCGGGTGTCGGTGCTCGTGATCTAAAAGAGTGCCTTTTGATTCAAGCAAAGCACTTGGAAGAAGACACTCATGATCTTGTCAGCTTGATCAATAATCACCTAAAGGATCTTGAAAAAAAGAACTACGAAGCGATCGCAAAAGCCTTAAGCCGTGACGTTGAAGACGTTATCGAGATGTGTAAAATCATCTATGCGATGGACCCGAAGCCGGGCCGTGCTTTCGTTAGCAGTGACACACACTATGTGACACCGGACGTTTACGTGTACAAAGTGGGCGACGATTACGTTGTCTCTTTGAACGAAGACGGTTTACCTCGTTTGAAGATTTCGAATTTCTATAAAAACATGCTCAAAGGTGGAAAATCCACCGGCGATAAAACTCAAGACTATATCCAAGACAAATTGCGTTCCGCAGTTTGGTTGATTAAGTCAATCCATCAAAGACAGCGTACGATTTACAAGGTGGCTGAATCCATCGTAAAACACCAGCGCGAGTTCTTTGAAAAAGGATCTGAGTATCTAAAACCGATGGTTTTGCGAGATATCGCCAATGACATCGGCATGCATGAATCGACAGTGAGTCGTGTGACGACGGCGAAATACGTGCACACACCGCAAGGGATTTACGAGCTAAAATACTTCTTTAACTCAGGGATCAGTTCTTCAGATGGTGATGCTTTGGCGTCCGAGTCGGTGAAGATTAAGATCAAAGATCTTGTAGCTAAAGAAGATCCTAAGAATCCGCTTTCGGATCAGAAGATTGTGGATCTTCTGAAGGTGGAGGGGATTCAGATTGCTCGTCGTACGGTTGCTAAATACCGCGATATGCTTAAGATTCTTCCTTCTTCTCAGCGTAAGAAGTACTTCTAG
- a CDS encoding adenine phosphoribosyltransferase gives MDLKNLIRDVPNFPKEGILFRDMSPLLQNPEAMDFVSRNLVKDVDLSQIDYFAGIESRGFILAAHMAATHKKGFLPIRKAGKLPPPTLKLSYALEYGSAEIELPLGNSRIMIIDDVLATGGTLQAAIDLSKLAGYDVKAVAVLVNLTFLNKMKFNNKEVHSLVQY, from the coding sequence GTGGATTTGAAGAATTTGATTCGGGATGTGCCTAATTTTCCTAAAGAGGGGATTCTTTTTCGGGATATGTCGCCGCTTTTGCAAAATCCGGAGGCGATGGATTTTGTTTCTCGGAATTTGGTGAAGGATGTGGATCTTTCGCAGATTGATTATTTTGCGGGGATTGAGTCTCGTGGGTTTATTTTGGCGGCGCATATGGCGGCGACTCACAAAAAAGGTTTTCTGCCGATTCGTAAGGCGGGGAAGTTGCCTCCTCCTACGTTGAAACTTTCCTATGCGCTAGAGTATGGTTCGGCAGAGATTGAACTTCCTTTGGGGAATTCGCGCATTATGATTATTGATGATGTTTTGGCTACGGGTGGGACTTTGCAGGCGGCGATTGATCTTAGCAAGCTTGCTGGTTATGACGTGAAAGCGGTGGCGGTTCTAGTGAACCTGACATTTCTGAATAAGATGAAATTTAATAACAAAGAGGTACATTCCCTTGTTCAATATTAA
- a CDS encoding 5'-methylthioadenosine/S-adenosylhomocysteine nucleosidase family protein translates to MALPGESQGFFEKENFQIYYTGIGKVNAAATAMDVIHKTKCKVMINLGTAGSSKFKTHDLVEVSAFVQRDMDISPLGFKVGETPFDPLPAGIELIPYFNELSKGVCGTGDSFETGTPKVTCDLVDMEGYALAKVCRKMGVQLISLKYITDGADHNAHNDWQENLVHGARKLLEYYKKMVTL, encoded by the coding sequence ATGGCTCTTCCCGGAGAATCCCAAGGTTTTTTTGAGAAAGAAAATTTTCAAATTTACTATACAGGCATTGGTAAAGTGAACGCGGCGGCAACGGCGATGGATGTGATCCATAAAACCAAATGCAAGGTGATGATCAATCTGGGAACAGCCGGAAGCTCTAAGTTTAAAACCCATGACCTTGTTGAAGTCTCTGCTTTCGTACAAAGAGACATGGATATTTCTCCTCTGGGATTCAAAGTGGGCGAGACTCCTTTTGATCCGCTTCCGGCGGGGATTGAATTGATTCCTTATTTTAACGAACTCTCTAAAGGAGTTTGTGGAACTGGTGATAGTTTTGAAACAGGTACTCCGAAAGTGACTTGCGATTTAGTTGATATGGAAGGCTATGCACTTGCAAAAGTGTGTCGCAAAATGGGAGTTCAACTAATTTCGCTTAAGTACATTACAGACGGCGCCGATCATAATGCCCATAACGATTGGCAAGAAAATCTCGTCCACGGCGCGAGAAAACTTTTAGAGTACTATAAAAAAATGGTGACGCTTTAG
- the hpf gene encoding ribosome hibernation-promoting factor, HPF/YfiA family, which translates to MKLNYTFKHLDHSDALVNYTEERMEEIGRFLLREGYGNVYFSKTKNEFCVEVSINTREKYFKASAFGSDVYGAVDGVAEKLEKQFLKTSKQYKNHKKPELSKEGRLDQAIRFKKAA; encoded by the coding sequence ATGAAACTCAACTACACATTTAAGCACCTAGATCACTCCGACGCTCTTGTGAACTATACAGAGGAACGCATGGAGGAAATCGGGCGCTTTTTGCTTAGAGAAGGCTACGGCAATGTCTATTTCTCTAAAACAAAAAATGAATTCTGTGTTGAAGTTTCCATAAATACCCGGGAAAAATACTTTAAAGCCAGCGCCTTCGGCTCTGATGTTTACGGTGCCGTCGATGGTGTTGCGGAAAAACTTGAAAAACAATTTCTAAAAACGAGCAAGCAATACAAAAATCATAAAAAGCCGGAGCTTTCAAAAGAGGGTCGTTTGGATCAAGCGATTCGCTTCAAAAAAGCTGCTTGA
- the metK gene encoding methionine adenosyltransferase, giving the protein MKNYLFTSESVSEGHPDKMADQISDGILDAILAQDPKGRVACETLLTTGLVVVGGEITTSAKVNFSEVAREVVKRIGYDHSDKGFDYKTCGVMIAVGQQSPDIAVGVKETLSDDQGAGDQGLMFGYAVNETPELMPLSIAMSHKLVKDLAQLRKDGRVDWLRPDAKSQVTVQYENGIAKRIDAVVISTQHSDSVSNATIKEFITEELIKKSIPGNWIDAKTKFFINPTGRFVTGGPMGDAGLTGRKIIVDTYGGHGAHGGGAFSGKDPSKVDRSAAYASRHIAKNIVGAGLADRCLVQVAYAIGVAEPVSITVNDYGTSKVGPEVLEKAVRQVFDLRPARITKELDLLRPIYSKTAAYGHFGRNEEGFTWEKLNKVDQLKDAVNTLK; this is encoded by the coding sequence GTGAAAAACTACCTTTTTACGAGCGAATCCGTATCTGAGGGTCATCCCGACAAAATGGCAGACCAAATTTCCGATGGCATCTTGGATGCGATCTTGGCTCAAGATCCCAAGGGCCGTGTTGCCTGTGAAACTTTGCTAACAACGGGTTTGGTTGTTGTTGGCGGCGAAATCACTACTTCTGCGAAAGTGAACTTCTCTGAAGTGGCTCGCGAAGTTGTAAAACGCATTGGTTATGACCATTCTGACAAAGGTTTCGATTATAAAACTTGCGGCGTGATGATCGCCGTGGGTCAGCAATCTCCAGATATCGCCGTTGGCGTGAAAGAGACTCTGTCTGACGATCAAGGTGCGGGCGACCAAGGCTTGATGTTCGGTTATGCCGTCAACGAAACTCCAGAGTTGATGCCTCTTTCTATCGCTATGTCTCACAAACTTGTGAAAGACTTAGCACAACTTCGTAAAGACGGTCGTGTGGACTGGTTGCGTCCGGATGCAAAGTCTCAAGTGACTGTGCAATACGAAAACGGCATTGCAAAACGCATTGATGCTGTTGTTATCTCAACTCAGCACTCTGACAGCGTTTCTAACGCGACAATCAAAGAATTTATCACTGAAGAGCTGATCAAAAAATCCATCCCAGGAAACTGGATTGATGCGAAAACAAAATTCTTCATCAACCCAACAGGTCGTTTCGTAACAGGCGGTCCTATGGGAGACGCGGGTCTAACAGGCCGTAAGATCATCGTTGATACCTACGGTGGTCACGGTGCCCATGGCGGCGGAGCTTTCTCTGGTAAAGATCCTTCGAAAGTAGACCGTTCTGCGGCTTACGCATCTCGTCATATTGCTAAAAACATCGTGGGAGCGGGCTTGGCTGACAGATGTTTGGTTCAAGTGGCGTACGCAATCGGCGTGGCAGAGCCTGTCAGCATCACTGTGAACGATTACGGAACAAGCAAAGTTGGACCTGAAGTGCTTGAAAAAGCCGTTCGTCAGGTTTTTGATCTTCGTCCGGCAAGAATTACGAAAGAATTGGATCTATTACGTCCAATCTACAGTAAAACGGCAGCTTACGGCCATTTCGGTCGTAACGAAGAAGGTTTCACTTGGGAAAAACTGAACAAAGTGGACCAATTGAAAGACGCTGTAAACACGCTAAAGTAA